The Clostridium beijerinckii genomic sequence GAAATGATTGAGAAAAAGAAAGCGTTGCTTGATACATTGTATACATAATTAACTGTAATAAATTAGAATATTGTAAATTTGTTTAGTCAAATAGGAGGAAAAGATCAATGGCGATTGAAATGCAAGCACCAAAAGGCACCAAGGATATGTTGCCTGAAGATGCCTATAAGTGGCATTATATAGAAAGTGCCTTTAGAAAGGTTGCTAAAACATATGGAATTAGAGAAATTAGAACTCCGATGTTCGAACACACAGAATTATTTTTAAGAAGTGTTGGGGATACAACAGATATAGTTCAGAAAGAAATGTATACTTTCAATGACAAGGGAAATAGAAGTATAACATTGAAACCAGAAGGAACTGCATCAGCAGTAAGGGCATTTGTGGAAAATAGATTATTTAACGAAGCTCAGCCAACAAAATTATACTATATTACACCAGCGTTTAGATATGAAAATGTCCAAAAAGGAAGGCTTAGACAATTTCATCAATGTGGATTAGAAGTGTTTGGCTCAAATGCAGCTTCAATGGATGCGGAAGTTATAGCAGTCGCTATGGATACATTAAAAGAATTAGGATTAAAAAGTTTAAGTTTAAATATAAATAATTTAGGTTGCCCAAGTTGTAGACCTAAATATAATGAAGCGCTTAAGAAATTTTTAGCTGATAATTATGATGGACTTTGTGACACTTGTAAAGATAGATTTGAAAAAAATCCTATGAGAATATTGGATTGTAAAGAGAAGAAATGTCATGAAATTACTAAAAATGCGCCGATAATATTGGATTATGTTTGTGAAGAGTGTAGTACACATTTTAATAAAGTCAAAGAATATTTAGATATCTTAGGACTTCCTTATACAATAGATCCAGGCATCGTAAGGGGATTAGACTATTACACAAAAACTATATTTGAAATCTTAACTTCTGATTTTACTGTATGTGGAGGAGGAAGGTATGATAAGCTTATAGAAGAACTTGGTGGACCAGATATGCCAGCAGTTGGATTTGGTATGGGTGTTGAAAGATTAATTATGACTTTAGAAAAAGAAAATATAGAAATACCTAAAGAAAAATTATTTGATTTATATATTGGTGCTAGAGGAGAAGCGGAAAGTAAGTATGCTTTTAAGCTGGCTAGTGATTTAAGGGCTTTAGGTGTGAAGTGTGAGATAAATCACATGGGTAGAAGCGTGAAAGCTGAAATGAAGTATGCAAACAAATTAGGAGCAGCATTTACTACTATTTTAGGTGAAGATGAATTAACAAATAGAAAAGTTAATTTGAAAAGAATGAGCGATGGTGAGATTTTTGAAGTTTCATTAGAAGACTTGATGGAAATAGCTAAAATAGTTAAATAAGAATAAGTTAAACTAAGGGAGGATTTTAGTAATGGGTGAATCTTTAAATGGATTAAAACGTACAATGATGTGCGGTGAACCTAGAGAAGAACATGTAGGTAAAAAAATAACATTAATGGGATGGGTTCAAAGAAACAGAAAGCTTGGAGCACTTGAATTTGTTGATTTAAGAGATAAAACAGGTATAATGCAAGTTGTATTTGGTGAGGAAATTAATGCAGAAGCTTTTGAAAAGGCAAAAGGAGTAAGATCTGAATACTGCGTAGCAGTAACAGGGGAAGTTGTTAAAAGAGAAAGCGTTAATGAAAATATGCCAACTGGTTTTGTTGAATTAAAATGTGAAAATATAAAGATACTTTCAGAATCAGAAACTCCGCCAATATATATAAAAGAAGATTTAGACGCTGCAGAAAATATCAGATTAAAATATAGATATTTAGACTTAAGAAGACCTGATATGCACAAAATATTTGAAATTAGAAGTAAAACTACAAAGGCTATACGTGATTATTTAGAAGAAAATAACTTCTTAGATGTAGAAACTCCTATTTTATCAAAGAGTTCTCCAGAGGGAGCTAGAGATTACTTAGTACCTTCAAGAAATTATCCTGGAATGTTCTATGCGCTTCCACAGTCACCACAAATATTTAAGCAGTTATTAATGGTATCTGGATTTGATAGATATTATCAAATAGCTAAATGCTTTAGAGATGAAGACTTAAGAGCGAATAGACAACCAGAATTTACTCAAGTTGATATGGAATTAAGTTTTGTAGAACAAGAAGATATAATGGCAGTAAACGAAGGATTAATTGCTCATGTATTTAAAAAAGTAGCAGGTGTAGATGTTCAGCTTCCAATAAAAAGAATGACATTTAAAGATGCTATGGAAAAATACGGATCTGATAAACCAGATTTAAGATTTGGAATGGAAATAACTAATATAACAGAGGATGTTAAGGATTTAGATTTTGTTGTATTTAAATCAGCAATAGAAGCTGGTGGATCTGTTAGAGCTTTATGTTTAAAAGGTGGAGCAGACCTTGGAAGAAAGCCTTTAGATAAATTAGGGGAGTTTGTTAAGACTTACAAGGCTAAAGGTCTTGCTTGGATTCAAATTAAAGAAGATGGTGTTAAATCATCAATAGCTAAGTTCTTAACTGATGATGTAACAAATTCTATAGTAAAAACTATGAATGCTGAAACTGGAGATGCTATACTTATAGTAGCAGATAAAAATTCAGTGGTATTCCAAAGTTTAGGTGCGTTAAGATTAGAACTTGCTAAGCAATTTGATTTGATTAAGGATAAGAATGAATTTAATTTCACATGGATTACTGAATTCCCACTATTTGAATATAGTGAAGAAGAAGAAAGATATAAAGCTTGTCACCATCCATTTACTGCACCAATGGATGAAGATTTAGATTTTATTGAATCAGATCCAGGAAATGTACGTTCTAAGGCTTATGACTTAGTATTAAATGGTGAAGAGTTAGGTGGAGGTTCTATAAGAATTCATGATACAGCTCTTCAAGAAAGAATGTTTAGAGCACTTGGACTAACAGATGAAGTAGTAAATGAAAGATTTGGATACTTATTACAGGCATTTAAATTTGGGCCACCACCACATGGCGGTTTAGCATTTGGTCTTGATAGAATGATTATGTTCTTAGCAGGGACAGAAAATATCAAAGATGTTATTGCATTCCCTAAGAATCAAAATGCATATTGTTACTTAAGCGAAGCACCAAATATAGTTGATGAAAAGCAATTAACTGAACTTGGCATAGCAATACTACCAAAAGAAGAAAAAAATGATAAAGAATAGAATTAATTAATTATAAAAGACTCTTATACGAATGAAAGTATAAGAGTTTTTATTTAAGTTTATATTATTATATAGGATTAATTTATATAGATAAGACTTTTAATTGTCTTGTTTCAATTTACAATTGGTTATTATTAGAAGAGTATTGGTGCATTAGTATTTAGGATATCAATGAGCCTCCTGCTTAATAGTGGTTCTTCAACTGCATTATCGCAGGCAAATTTAAGAGCCTCTAAGCTCATAGAAATATCCTCTTCTATGAATTCTTTTGATTCCCACGATATAGACTCCTTTACAAAATCAAATATATCGCATGGGTTATCAAAAATTTCTATGAATAGCCTTTGGTTAGGAATGTTATTCCAAGTATCATTAAACTTTTTAGAAAAAGATTTTAATTCCTGTTTTAATGATTCAGAATCACAGTCCCAAAGATTATTTAAAATATCATATGAATTTTTTATTGAATTTAAAGAATTTAAATCTACATTTGAATCATTGTATTTTAAAGTTTCATTAATAACAGTATCAAAATCTGATATTGGAATAAAGAAACCATCAGATTTGCGGTCAAACCAAGTAAAAAAAGATGTTGGCAAGAATACATGTTGTAAAAATCCTAATAGACTATAGCCGCAAGGATAAGCAGCCCAACCGCATTGGAGAATGTTTTTTTCAAGATCAAAAATTCCAGTGTAAATTACTTTTGAGGTGTTAGTTATCTCTTTATTATCAAAATAACCCTCCCATAAATTTTCTTCATTTAGAATTTTTTCTTTCCAAAAAGAAAAGCTTCTATAAGGTCTTTTTTCAAGAGTATTTTGTTTTATATTAAATTCCAATGATAAATTCCTCCTCTCGATGTTATCATAATATTTAAAAAAATACATTTTAAATTTATGATTAATTATGTTAGAGTTTAGAATAGAATTCTACAATTAATGAATCATTGATTTCAATAGGAACTTCTTCTCTTAAAGGGTATCTTATAAGAGTTCCTGAAAAATTATCTTGATCCTTGGCTAGATACGGATAGGTATTAAGAGTATTTGATAAAAAAGTATCCCTAAACAAGTCATTATTTCTGGATTTTTCTTTTAAAGAAATTATATCACCTATATTTACTTCATAAGAAGGAATATCTACCTTTTTATCATTAACTAAAATATGCCCATGAACTACCATTTGGCGAGCTTGTGCAATAGAAGACGAAAGGCCCAGTCTGTAAACTAAGTTATCTAATCTACATTCTAACCTTTTTATTAGAGCATAACCAGTAGGTTCTTTATCTTTTAACGCTTTTCGTACATAGGTGGCAAACTGTTTTTCCATTACACCATAGTATGCTCTGAGTCTTTGCTTTTCAAGTAGTTGAAGGCCATAAGCCGAGAGCTTTTTTGCGTTTCTAGCACTGCCATTGTTGGCTCTTTTCATAGCTTTGGGATGTCCACTAACATTTAATCCCAAGCGCCTACACAACTTGAATCTAGGTTCTCTCATTCTTGCCATAATTATCATCTCCTATAAGGTCTTGCTTTGATAAAAGTTAACCTAAAATAATACAATAAATATAATATACGAATGAAAATTATCTTAATGTTTTCTATTCCAATGGAATAATATTATTTAGAAATCTATATTAATGATTTCATAAATTAGTTTGTACAAGATAATTTATTTGACACGTTGTATTTTTTGGTAATTGAGTTTAATTAGCTAAATTCATGAAATTAAATTCCTTATTTATAAATCGCAAAGTAGGGATAATAAGTCATATATGTTATAATTAATCGGAAAATAAAATAATAAAAAAGTTGGGGGAAGAAAAATGTTAGGAACAATAGTTAATTCGTTAGCAATAATAGGTGGGTGCTTAATAGGGTTAATAGTAAAAGGTAGATTAACTGAGAAGATTAGTAGCACAATAATGAATGGTTTAGCCTTATGTGTATTATACATAGGTATATCTGGTGCTCTCAAGGGAAAAGATACATTGCAAATAATAATCTGTATTGCACTAGGTGCTCTTATAGGAGAAATTATAGATATTGATAGAAGATTAAATGATTTGGGAAATATGATTGAGAGAAAAATAAATGGAAAAAGGAAAAATAATTCTAACGATAAAATATCCATATCAGAAGGATTTGTTACATCTAGCTTATTATTTTGTGTTGGAGCAATGGCAGTGGTGGGGTCTCTTGAAAGTGGGTTACAAGGAAATAACTCAACCCTTTTTGCTAAATCAATACTAGATGGAGTGTCATCAATAATATTTGCATCATCTCTTGGGATAGGTGTAATGTTATCATCAATCGCAATTTTT encodes the following:
- the hisS gene encoding histidine--tRNA ligase, with translation MAIEMQAPKGTKDMLPEDAYKWHYIESAFRKVAKTYGIREIRTPMFEHTELFLRSVGDTTDIVQKEMYTFNDKGNRSITLKPEGTASAVRAFVENRLFNEAQPTKLYYITPAFRYENVQKGRLRQFHQCGLEVFGSNAASMDAEVIAVAMDTLKELGLKSLSLNINNLGCPSCRPKYNEALKKFLADNYDGLCDTCKDRFEKNPMRILDCKEKKCHEITKNAPIILDYVCEECSTHFNKVKEYLDILGLPYTIDPGIVRGLDYYTKTIFEILTSDFTVCGGGRYDKLIEELGGPDMPAVGFGMGVERLIMTLEKENIEIPKEKLFDLYIGARGEAESKYAFKLASDLRALGVKCEINHMGRSVKAEMKYANKLGAAFTTILGEDELTNRKVNLKRMSDGEIFEVSLEDLMEIAKIVK
- the aspS gene encoding aspartate--tRNA ligase; this encodes MGESLNGLKRTMMCGEPREEHVGKKITLMGWVQRNRKLGALEFVDLRDKTGIMQVVFGEEINAEAFEKAKGVRSEYCVAVTGEVVKRESVNENMPTGFVELKCENIKILSESETPPIYIKEDLDAAENIRLKYRYLDLRRPDMHKIFEIRSKTTKAIRDYLEENNFLDVETPILSKSSPEGARDYLVPSRNYPGMFYALPQSPQIFKQLLMVSGFDRYYQIAKCFRDEDLRANRQPEFTQVDMELSFVEQEDIMAVNEGLIAHVFKKVAGVDVQLPIKRMTFKDAMEKYGSDKPDLRFGMEITNITEDVKDLDFVVFKSAIEAGGSVRALCLKGGADLGRKPLDKLGEFVKTYKAKGLAWIQIKEDGVKSSIAKFLTDDVTNSIVKTMNAETGDAILIVADKNSVVFQSLGALRLELAKQFDLIKDKNEFNFTWITEFPLFEYSEEEERYKACHHPFTAPMDEDLDFIESDPGNVRSKAYDLVLNGEELGGGSIRIHDTALQERMFRALGLTDEVVNERFGYLLQAFKFGPPPHGGLAFGLDRMIMFLAGTENIKDVIAFPKNQNAYCYLSEAPNIVDEKQLTELGIAILPKEEKNDKE
- the rpsD gene encoding 30S ribosomal protein S4 gives rise to the protein MARMREPRFKLCRRLGLNVSGHPKAMKRANNGSARNAKKLSAYGLQLLEKQRLRAYYGVMEKQFATYVRKALKDKEPTGYALIKRLECRLDNLVYRLGLSSSIAQARQMVVHGHILVNDKKVDIPSYEVNIGDIISLKEKSRNNDLFRDTFLSNTLNTYPYLAKDQDNFSGTLIRYPLREEVPIEINDSLIVEFYSKL
- a CDS encoding DUF554 domain-containing protein is translated as MLGTIVNSLAIIGGCLIGLIVKGRLTEKISSTIMNGLALCVLYIGISGALKGKDTLQIIICIALGALIGEIIDIDRRLNDLGNMIERKINGKRKNNSNDKISISEGFVTSSLLFCVGAMAVVGSLESGLQGNNSTLFAKSILDGVSSIIFASSLGIGVMLSSIAIFIYQGSITLLAGGLSTILTDNVISNMSAVGSLLIVGLGFNMLGISKIKVANLLPGIFLPIIFGFFLK